The DNA window ATCATACTGCTGCTCCTTAAAGGTCCGGTAATCCACAGCCGGTTTCTCTCTTTCCAAGGAAATGCCCTTCTTCCTGGCCAGGCAGCCCACAAGGGCGCTGATCACTTCTTCCCGGTCAAAGATGCCATGCACATAGGTGCCGTACACATTTCCCGCAAAGGTTCCATCTCCCTTTTCTTCTCCGGTGATCTGATCCTGGATCATCCCAAGCGGACGCCTTCCTGCTCCGCTTCCATGGGGTGCCTCCCCGCGGGTCTCTCCCATATGGATCTCATATCCCTCCACAGGCGTTCCGCTTAAGCCTGCCAAAGATCCTTCCAGCGTCCCAAAGGCGCCGGCCACTCTTGTACGGGTCTTCTCCCTGTTAAATACCGTGACAGTTGGAAGCAGTCCCAATCCCCGCATACTGCCTCCCTGCTCCACGCCCAGCGGATCCTTAAGGTTTTCGCCCAGCATCTGATAGCCACCGCAGATGCCAAAGACTGCCGTTCCTTTTGCCGCCGCTTTTAGGATTCCGGCTTCCAATCCATTTTCCCGCATCCAGGCAAGATCTCCCATGGTATTCTTCGTCCCCGGGAGGATGATCATATCCGGATGTCCAAGCTGGGAAAGTGTCCGCACATAGCGAAGCGACACTTCCTCCCGGTTTTCCAGAGCCATAAAATCTGTAAAATTCGAGATCCGGGGCAGACGGATGACTGCAATATCAATCTGTCCTCCACCTGTTTTTCCTTTCGTTTTCAGCCGCTCCGCCAGACTGTCTTCTTCCTCGATCTCCACCGGAAGATAAGGCGTCACCCCAAGGACCGGAACCTTCGCCCGCTCTTCCAGCATCCTGATCCCTGGGGTCAGGATTGTCTGATCTCCCCGGAATTTGTTGATGATCAGTCCTTTCACCCGCTGCCGTTCCTCCGGCTCCAGAAGCATCAAGGTTCCCAGAAGCTGGGCGAACACCCCGCCCCGGTCAATATCTCCGGCCATCAGCACCGGAGCGCCGGCCATCTTGGCCATCCCCATATTGACAATGTCGTCTTCCTTCAGATTGATCTCCGCCGGACTTCCCGCCCCCTCGATCACCACAATGTCAAACTCATCGGAAAGCCTCTGGAACGCCTCCTGTATCTGAGGGATCAGCCGCTTCTTGTAAGCAAAATATTCCCTGGCGTCCATGGTCCCCAGCACCCGGCCATTTACAATGACCTGAGAGCCGGTATCGTTGGTGGGTTTCAGCAGGATCGGATTCATCTCTGCCTGGGGAGGGATTCCCGCCGCCTCTGCCTGTACCACCTGGGCCCGGCCCATTTCCAGTCCCTCCGCCGTGATAAAAGAATTCAGGGCCATATTCTGGGACTTGAAGGGCGCCACCCGATACCCATCCTGCCGGAAGATCCGGCAAAGCCCGGTACACAGAAGGCTTTTCCCCGCCCCTGACATGGTTCCCTGTATCATGATCGTCTTAGCCATTCTATCAACCTCTCATTCTCCGCCCTTTTACGCACCGCGATCCGGTAGTATCCAGGGCCAAGTTCCCGGTAATTTCCACAATCCCGGATCAAAAATCCCGCTTCCAAAGCCTCCCGGTATAGCCCTTCCCTTCCCCGGAAAAACAGATAGTTTGCCTGAGAGCCATAGACCTGAAATCCCAGGTCTTCCAGGTTCCTTCTCAGGTACTCCCGCTCACGGGCCACCACCTGCCGGGTCTTTGCCAAATAGGCTTCCGCGTTATTAAGGGCCGCCGCTCCCCCGGCCTGGGCCAGCAAAGACACATTCCAGGGCTGCAGCATAGTCCGCATCCGGCCCAGAAATTCCCGGTCGCCGCTGATCCCGTACCCCAGCCTTATCCCCGGCATAGCAAAAGTTTTGGTAAATGCCTTCACCACCAGCATCTGAGGATGATCCTTTTTGAGCTCCAGGGCTTCATACTCCTTTGGCCTTTCCAGGAAATCCAGGAAACACTCATCTAAGATCAGCCTTGCCCCGCAGGCCTCACATTTCTCCAGCACTTTCCTGATCAGAGAACGCTTGATCGGCTGCCCCGTAGGATTATTGGGACTGCACAGAAAAACCAGGTCTGTCTTGGGAGTGATCCGTTCCAGGAAATCTTCCCCTACTTGAAACTGGTCTTCTTCTCTTAAGGGATAGAATTCTGATTTGGCTCCCACAGCCTGGAGGGCCCGCTCATACTCCGCGAAAGCCGGCGCCGTCAAAAGCCCCCTCCTGGGTCTTTCCGCAAAAACCGCCGCAAAGAACAGCTCCGCCGCCCCATTGCCGCACAGAATCTCCTCTGGAGGGACCTGTTCAAACGCTCCGATCGCCTCCCGCAGTTTCTCACATTCCACATCTGGATAATGATGAATCTGGCCTGCCCCTTCCCGGAGCGCCTCTATCACCGCCTCCGGCGGGCCTAATGGATTGCTGTTGACGGAGAAATCCGTCACGTTCTGATGGCGGTAGATATCGCCGCCGTGCACTTGTTCCTGTCCTTGCATCTCTTTGTTTCTCCTGTTTTTGTGTGGTTCTATTCTACTTTCCAATGACCAAAGCGCTTTCCGCCTTCGCGAATAATCCTTATTTTCTAACCATCGAGATTTACCGCATACACGCACTTACAAACTTCATGGGAACATCCATACGCTTTGCAACCTGTTCTGGTGTCATTCCACTTTCTAGGAAACGCCTGCATACCACTTTCATGCTTTCTCCCACTTCTATGATATGCTTATCTGGATCATAAAAGCGAACAACTCGCTGTCCCCAGGAATGTTCCATGATAGGGTGAACATACTCGATCTCACACTCTTCTAATTTATCAGCAAACCGATCAAAATCATCTTCTTCAAAGTAGATTTCAAAGTTATTGCCGCCAAAAGAAATCATATTTGTCCCGATAAATCCGCCGTATGTTTCAGCAGTCTGCAGCGCCAAACCGCCTGTTAAAGTTTTGTTTGCGCCAAAATCCATAATAACATGCAGACCCAGAACCTTTTTATAAAACTCAACCGCTTTATCTATATCCGTCACTACCAGCATAGGATTTTTTAATTTCATCTCATTCCCTCCCTGGACTTTCATTCATCAATCATATTTCTCAATCTTCACTGTGGCTATCGCAGATGGATTTGGATCCCCAGTGACAAGATCCTGAGGGGCGGGCACCAGCAGCATAAACCCGTCCTTTCCGTAACGCTCCTTATAACCTTGCGCGTACTCTTTTTCCACTGAGACATGCT is part of the Lachnospiraceae bacterium KGMB03038 genome and encodes:
- a CDS encoding cobyric acid synthase; this encodes MAKTIMIQGTMSGAGKSLLCTGLCRIFRQDGYRVAPFKSQNMALNSFITAEGLEMGRAQVVQAEAAGIPPQAEMNPILLKPTNDTGSQVIVNGRVLGTMDAREYFAYKKRLIPQIQEAFQRLSDEFDIVVIEGAGSPAEINLKEDDIVNMGMAKMAGAPVLMAGDIDRGGVFAQLLGTLMLLEPEERQRVKGLIINKFRGDQTILTPGIRMLEERAKVPVLGVTPYLPVEIEEEDSLAERLKTKGKTGGGQIDIAVIRLPRISNFTDFMALENREEVSLRYVRTLSQLGHPDMIILPGTKNTMGDLAWMRENGLEAGILKAAAKGTAVFGICGGYQMLGENLKDPLGVEQGGSMRGLGLLPTVTVFNREKTRTRVAGAFGTLEGSLAGLSGTPVEGYEIHMGETRGEAPHGSGAGRRPLGMIQDQITGEEKGDGTFAGNVYGTYVHGIFDREEVISALVGCLARKKGISLEREKPAVDYRTFKEQQYDLLAEGLRQSLNLERIYEILEQGA
- a CDS encoding aminotransferase class I/II-fold pyridoxal phosphate-dependent enzyme is translated as MQGQEQVHGGDIYRHQNVTDFSVNSNPLGPPEAVIEALREGAGQIHHYPDVECEKLREAIGAFEQVPPEEILCGNGAAELFFAAVFAERPRRGLLTAPAFAEYERALQAVGAKSEFYPLREEDQFQVGEDFLERITPKTDLVFLCSPNNPTGQPIKRSLIRKVLEKCEACGARLILDECFLDFLERPKEYEALELKKDHPQMLVVKAFTKTFAMPGIRLGYGISGDREFLGRMRTMLQPWNVSLLAQAGGAAALNNAEAYLAKTRQVVAREREYLRRNLEDLGFQVYGSQANYLFFRGREGLYREALEAGFLIRDCGNYRELGPGYYRIAVRKRAENERLIEWLRRS
- a CDS encoding glyoxalase — encoded protein: MKLKNPMLVVTDIDKAVEFYKKVLGLHVIMDFGANKTLTGGLALQTAETYGGFIGTNMISFGGNNFEIYFEEDDFDRFADKLEECEIEYVHPIMEHSWGQRVVRFYDPDKHIIEVGESMKVVCRRFLESGMTPEQVAKRMDVPMKFVSACMR